A part of Streptomyces sp. NBC_01210 genomic DNA contains:
- a CDS encoding AfsR/SARP family transcriptional regulator, producing the protein MRFGLLGPPAVHDAAGEPHPLGSAKLRALLAALLLRPNRVVPVDELKAALWGDEPPASAHASLHNHVTRLRRLLAEADRLRAVPPGYLLRVEPGELDTDVFEARVRTARAAYAEGDWTAVAEAALAGLALWRGSPLAGLYDPDEGTPALVQRLRESRLLMLEWRYDAEMQLGRYDGLVPELAALVAEFPLREAFHRQLILVLHRTGRQAEALAAYGSLRRRLVEELGVEPGPAVQEAHQEVLRTPAAAAEPRPPRPAQLPPAPGHFTGRDTLVAELSAVLTRRAGSPAVVSGMAGVGKSALAVHVAHALRDEFPDGQLYFNLHGAIPGVAPLDPGHALAALLRDLGVDPRQIPDDMDAASALLRSTLAPTRTLLVLDDAASAAQVRPLLPAGSGCAVVVTSRSPLTALDGAARFPLAPLSAEDSGTLLRAVSGRGLDEGLERLVERCGRLPLALRVVAARLAARRALTADVLAGLLDAEAGRLDHLEYDDLSVRGSLAVAHDGLDPDAALALRRLGAVDLPEYGAPAVARLMETDERRAAAALDRLVDVSLLEEVSYGRFVPHDLVRDFARELAERDGDRPQTTERVLRWYAESARQTGVALLPSGQEAELRLPPPIGDAAPFDTAEQALAWGDLELANLVALTERYAAVSPTALLLVRSCFIYLQRRGRLQELAVLGELALAAARAAGDAEAEAHALTDLAGRNFLSGRPERALSLNEQAVAIWRTLGEDRRIQRGLGNRGMLLEGLGRYEEAAGALESAIEYARRLGDDHGEAVVLSHLGNLYEHTDARAAIGYHERSLAAGVRLDSEILRQTAHCNIGFAHLTLGEPAEAARHFDESLAILGDDGDWHGQSQSRIGRVRALRELGRAEDAHRECGLLLERAESRADTHMQALVHHQRGLLLHAEGRECEARERWRRAFTALQALDGEHARLLEELRELLGDRSVPA; encoded by the coding sequence ATGCGGTTCGGCCTGCTGGGTCCGCCGGCAGTGCACGATGCCGCGGGCGAGCCGCACCCCCTCGGCAGCGCCAAACTCCGCGCCCTGCTCGCCGCGCTGCTGCTGCGGCCCAACCGGGTGGTCCCGGTGGACGAGTTGAAGGCGGCCCTGTGGGGCGACGAGCCGCCCGCCTCCGCCCATGCCTCCCTGCACAACCATGTGACGCGGCTGCGCCGGCTGCTCGCCGAGGCAGACCGGCTGCGGGCCGTACCGCCCGGCTATCTGCTGCGGGTCGAGCCGGGCGAGCTGGACACGGACGTCTTCGAGGCACGCGTGCGCACCGCCCGTGCCGCGTACGCCGAGGGCGACTGGACCGCCGTGGCCGAGGCGGCCCTCGCGGGGCTCGCGCTGTGGCGCGGCAGCCCGCTGGCCGGTCTGTACGACCCTGACGAGGGCACCCCGGCACTTGTCCAGCGGCTGCGGGAGTCGCGGCTGCTGATGCTGGAGTGGCGGTACGACGCCGAGATGCAGCTGGGCCGCTATGACGGGCTCGTACCCGAACTGGCCGCACTGGTCGCGGAGTTCCCGCTGCGGGAGGCCTTCCACCGGCAGCTGATACTGGTCCTGCACCGTACGGGACGCCAGGCGGAGGCGCTCGCCGCCTACGGGTCGCTGCGCCGCAGGCTCGTGGAGGAGCTGGGCGTCGAACCGGGCCCGGCCGTCCAGGAGGCGCACCAGGAGGTGCTCCGTACACCCGCGGCGGCGGCCGAGCCACGGCCGCCGCGGCCCGCCCAGCTGCCGCCCGCGCCCGGCCACTTCACCGGTCGCGACACGCTCGTCGCCGAGCTGAGCGCCGTCCTCACGCGTCGCGCCGGCAGCCCCGCCGTCGTCTCCGGTATGGCCGGAGTCGGCAAGTCCGCCCTCGCCGTGCATGTCGCCCACGCGCTGCGCGACGAATTCCCCGACGGGCAGCTGTACTTCAACCTGCACGGCGCCATCCCCGGCGTGGCCCCGCTCGACCCCGGCCACGCACTCGCCGCGCTGCTGCGCGACCTCGGCGTCGACCCGCGGCAGATCCCCGACGACATGGACGCGGCATCGGCCCTGCTGCGCTCCACCCTCGCGCCGACCCGGACCCTGCTCGTGCTCGACGACGCGGCGTCCGCCGCGCAGGTGCGGCCGCTGCTGCCGGCCGGGAGCGGCTGCGCGGTCGTCGTCACCAGCCGCTCCCCGCTGACCGCGCTCGACGGCGCTGCACGGTTCCCGCTCGCGCCGCTGTCGGCCGAGGACAGCGGGACGCTGCTGCGGGCCGTCTCAGGACGCGGCCTCGACGAGGGTCTGGAGCGGCTCGTCGAGCGGTGCGGGCGGCTGCCGCTCGCACTGCGCGTCGTCGCCGCCCGCCTCGCCGCCCGCCGCGCGCTCACCGCCGATGTACTCGCCGGGCTGCTGGACGCCGAGGCGGGCCGGCTCGACCATCTCGAGTACGACGACCTGAGCGTGCGCGGTTCGCTCGCTGTCGCGCACGACGGCCTCGACCCGGACGCGGCGCTCGCGCTGCGCCGTCTCGGCGCGGTTGACCTGCCCGAGTACGGTGCGCCCGCCGTCGCCCGGCTGATGGAGACCGATGAACGGCGCGCGGCGGCCGCCCTGGACCGGCTCGTCGATGTGTCGCTCCTCGAGGAGGTCTCGTACGGCAGGTTCGTCCCGCACGACCTGGTACGGGACTTCGCCCGCGAACTGGCAGAACGGGACGGCGACCGGCCGCAGACCACCGAGCGCGTGCTGCGCTGGTACGCCGAGTCCGCCCGCCAGACCGGTGTCGCGCTGCTCCCGTCCGGCCAGGAGGCCGAGCTGCGGCTGCCGCCGCCGATCGGCGACGCCGCACCGTTCGACACCGCCGAACAGGCCCTGGCCTGGGGAGACCTCGAACTGGCCAACCTGGTGGCGCTGACCGAGCGGTACGCGGCCGTGTCCCCGACAGCGCTGCTGCTCGTGCGGTCCTGCTTCATCTATCTCCAGCGCCGCGGCAGGCTTCAGGAACTGGCCGTTCTCGGCGAACTGGCCCTGGCAGCCGCCCGCGCGGCAGGCGACGCCGAGGCCGAGGCGCATGCTCTCACCGACCTCGCGGGCAGGAACTTCCTCAGCGGCAGGCCCGAGCGTGCCCTCTCCCTGAACGAGCAGGCCGTCGCGATCTGGCGCACCCTCGGCGAGGACCGCCGCATCCAGCGCGGCCTCGGTAACCGCGGCATGCTGCTGGAGGGCCTTGGCCGGTACGAGGAGGCGGCCGGTGCGCTGGAGTCCGCGATCGAGTACGCCCGCAGGCTCGGCGACGATCACGGTGAAGCGGTCGTCCTCAGCCATCTGGGCAATCTGTACGAGCACACCGACGCCCGCGCAGCGATCGGCTACCACGAGCGCAGCCTGGCCGCCGGCGTACGGCTGGACAGCGAGATCCTGCGGCAGACCGCCCACTGCAATATCGGCTTCGCCCATCTCACCCTCGGCGAACCGGCCGAAGCCGCACGGCACTTCGACGAGTCGCTGGCCATCCTCGGCGACGACGGCGACTGGCACGGCCAGTCCCAGTCCCGCATCGGCCGGGTCCGTGCCCTGCGCGAACTGGGCCGCGCCGAGGACGCCCACCGGGAGTGCGGGCTGCTGCTGGAACGGGCCGAGTCACGGGCGGACACGCATATGCAGGCGCTCGTCCACCATCAGCGTGGACTGCTGCTGCACGCGGAGGGCCGCGAGTGCGAGGCGCGAGAGCGGTGGCGCCGGGCCTTCACCGCGCTTCAGGCGCTGGACGGGGAGCATGCGCGGCTCCTGGAGGAGTTGCGGGAGCTGCTGGGCGACCGGTCCGTGCCCGCGTGA
- a CDS encoding DegT/DnrJ/EryC1/StrS family aminotransferase codes for MTSSAYTVPYLPTGSVYGPAEMDALTRLLQSGAKLSCGPERDAFEQEFAAYAGVDHALSLTNATIALELATYLLDLQPGDEVIAATQTYQANVTPLLALPVKVRFCDIDPNSLNISPDALAGLVNDRTKAIYLVHHGGMPADMEPILKIAAENNLTIVEDCAHALGTKYHGRTPGTFGHLGCWSFQSYKNISTLGEGGMLTLSNPEWAERVGRVRSIEPDARFTSRAQLALGDYTLPADGIERHEKNSYAEDCVELRHPGTNSTLSEPAAAVGRVQLRNLDAFVARRRAIAERLDAGLKEIPGIRVQTREAGIESSHHLYTCFLDSSTGIDRDAFIKRLDEQGIHIQLRYFPIHLLPEWRQRGNGLGECPVAERIWFHEQINLPIYPQLEDWQVDFMVETVARTMGDFSR; via the coding sequence ATGACCAGCAGTGCCTATACCGTCCCCTATCTCCCGACCGGCAGTGTGTACGGCCCGGCGGAAATGGATGCCCTCACCCGCTTGCTCCAATCCGGTGCCAAGCTGTCCTGCGGGCCGGAGCGTGACGCCTTTGAGCAGGAATTTGCGGCGTACGCCGGAGTGGATCACGCACTCTCGCTCACCAATGCCACCATTGCCCTGGAGCTGGCTACTTATCTGCTCGACCTCCAGCCCGGGGACGAGGTCATAGCGGCGACCCAGACCTATCAGGCGAACGTCACGCCTCTGCTCGCGCTGCCGGTCAAGGTTCGTTTCTGCGATATCGACCCCAACAGTCTCAATATTTCTCCGGACGCTCTTGCCGGCCTCGTCAACGACCGCACGAAGGCCATATACCTGGTCCATCACGGCGGCATGCCGGCCGACATGGAGCCGATTCTGAAGATCGCCGCCGAGAACAATCTGACGATTGTGGAGGACTGTGCTCACGCGCTGGGCACCAAGTACCACGGGCGGACCCCCGGCACCTTCGGTCACCTCGGATGCTGGAGTTTTCAGTCGTACAAGAACATCTCCACTCTTGGTGAGGGCGGAATGCTCACCCTGTCCAACCCCGAGTGGGCCGAGCGAGTCGGCCGTGTGCGCTCGATCGAACCGGATGCCCGCTTCACCTCGCGTGCGCAACTCGCCCTCGGTGACTACACGCTGCCTGCCGACGGGATCGAGCGGCACGAGAAGAACTCCTATGCGGAAGACTGCGTCGAACTTCGTCATCCCGGCACGAACTCGACGCTGAGTGAACCGGCCGCCGCCGTGGGGCGCGTCCAACTTCGCAATCTCGACGCGTTCGTCGCACGTCGGCGCGCGATCGCTGAGCGCCTGGACGCAGGTCTGAAGGAGATCCCGGGGATCCGTGTGCAGACCAGGGAAGCCGGGATCGAGAGCTCCCACCACCTCTACACGTGCTTCCTCGATTCCAGCACGGGGATAGACCGGGACGCCTTCATCAAGCGGCTCGACGAGCAGGGGATTCACATCCAGCTCCGGTACTTCCCCATCCATCTGCTGCCCGAGTGGCGGCAGCGCGGGAACGGCCTTGGCGAGTGCCCGGTCGCCGAACGCATCTGGTTCCATGAGCAGATCAATCTGCCCATCTATCCCCAACTCGAGGACTGGCAGGTCGATTTCATGGTCGAGACTGTGGCCCGGACCATGGGCGACTTCTCTCGGTGA
- a CDS encoding aminoacyl--tRNA ligase-related protein, with amino-acid sequence MIPAQALDDFKLSQFKPGLLWRVDGGEQVLDPVQCLPFYHSLRDSSIDVTDLPLKVVETLGGWTWRKEREEELDGVFRAKEFLRFEHVWLGTPEATTQIREEVLGSVTSLLLELGLSTQTVVGEGCMPIPEVTQRTLDAKVPSEVPVIDIELRVREAKSPGELTAADFDEIAGCTIEGSHHLESFGITSTTGEEIWSGCCGVGLNRLVIGFLFQHGFDPKKWPAVITEGNAIV; translated from the coding sequence ATGATTCCCGCCCAGGCGCTCGACGACTTCAAGCTGAGCCAGTTCAAGCCGGGTCTTCTGTGGAGGGTGGACGGCGGGGAGCAGGTGCTCGACCCGGTGCAGTGCCTGCCCTTCTACCATTCCCTCCGGGACAGCTCGATCGATGTCACGGACCTTCCACTGAAGGTCGTGGAGACGCTGGGCGGCTGGACCTGGCGGAAGGAGCGCGAGGAGGAACTCGACGGTGTCTTCCGCGCCAAGGAGTTCCTGCGGTTCGAGCATGTCTGGCTCGGCACCCCTGAGGCGACGACTCAGATCCGGGAGGAGGTCCTGGGCAGCGTCACCTCTCTGCTCTTGGAGCTCGGGCTCTCCACTCAGACGGTAGTCGGGGAGGGCTGCATGCCTATCCCCGAGGTCACCCAGCGCACGCTCGACGCGAAGGTACCGAGCGAAGTGCCCGTGATCGACATCGAGCTGCGTGTGCGTGAGGCCAAGTCCCCGGGCGAGCTGACTGCGGCGGACTTCGACGAGATCGCGGGATGCACCATCGAAGGCAGCCACCATCTGGAGTCCTTCGGCATCACCAGCACCACCGGCGAAGAGATCTGGAGCGGCTGCTGCGGGGTGGGCCTCAACCGGCTCGTCATCGGCTTCCTTTTCCAGCACGGCTTCGACCCGAAGAAGTGGCCGGCGGTCATCACCGAGGGCAACGCCATCGTCTAA
- a CDS encoding phytanoyl-CoA dioxygenase family protein: MIITSAELSEGKLSAAHLAESVMHIRDAGYVVLEGALNSDLVKALRGEYMALFEELHSSGNTDRLQRSHSGNGHYQIQPPLRGIFKSTELVANPLAMHCMREILGNDLRILYYNSNLARPGSDAQRIHRDNAHLFDGEMSVPTPPFSLVVNVLLSDFTSETGSTEVWPGSHLVMDSHWAEESEFPVEARAEALSSRRLNAPAGSLVIRDVRMWHRGMPNNSSQTRSMLSLVYKRNWLKWRYHESVTAPATTLEAWPAAVQELFGW, from the coding sequence ATGATAATCACCTCTGCCGAGCTGTCCGAGGGGAAGCTGTCGGCGGCCCATCTCGCAGAGAGCGTGATGCATATCCGTGATGCCGGCTATGTCGTGCTCGAAGGGGCGCTGAACTCCGACCTGGTCAAGGCCCTCCGCGGTGAATACATGGCGCTGTTCGAGGAACTGCATTCATCGGGTAATACGGACAGGCTGCAGCGGAGCCACAGCGGGAATGGCCACTATCAGATCCAGCCCCCCTTGCGCGGAATTTTCAAGTCCACGGAACTGGTCGCCAATCCCCTGGCGATGCATTGCATGCGTGAGATCTTGGGGAACGATCTGCGCATCCTCTACTACAATTCGAACCTCGCCCGACCAGGATCGGACGCTCAGCGGATTCACAGAGACAATGCGCATCTGTTCGACGGGGAGATGAGCGTACCCACTCCCCCGTTCTCCCTTGTTGTCAACGTCCTGTTGAGCGACTTCACGTCCGAGACCGGCAGTACTGAGGTGTGGCCGGGAAGTCATCTCGTGATGGACTCGCATTGGGCCGAGGAATCTGAATTTCCGGTCGAGGCGAGAGCCGAGGCGCTGAGTTCCCGAAGACTCAATGCGCCGGCCGGGTCCCTTGTCATTCGGGATGTGCGTATGTGGCACCGGGGCATGCCGAACAACTCCTCGCAAACCCGGAGCATGCTCTCTCTGGTCTACAAGAGGAACTGGCTGAAATGGCGGTACCACGAATCGGTGACCGCCCCTGCCACCACGCTCGAAGCCTGGCCCGCCGCGGTCCAGGAACTGTTCGGTTGGTAA
- a CDS encoding SigE family RNA polymerase sigma factor — translation MRRSRTDDFREFAAGRASHLFRSACLLTSGDTHLAEDLVQETLGRMYARWGRMSRIDNPAGYAQTVLVRTFLTHQRRLSATERPIGEVPDSALQSGDDPALRIALLGALGRLAPKDRAVVVLRYWEDRSVEETAAAMKVSSAAVRTRTTRALAKLREQLGGSLAEFAAH, via the coding sequence ATGAGACGGTCCCGCACGGACGACTTCAGGGAGTTCGCGGCCGGGCGCGCCAGTCACCTCTTCCGTTCAGCGTGCCTCCTGACCAGTGGTGACACTCATCTCGCCGAGGACCTTGTGCAGGAGACGCTGGGCCGGATGTACGCGCGGTGGGGGCGTATGTCGCGGATAGACAATCCGGCCGGTTACGCCCAGACCGTTCTTGTCCGCACCTTCCTCACCCATCAGCGGCGGCTCTCCGCCACGGAACGCCCCATCGGCGAAGTCCCCGACAGCGCTCTGCAATCCGGTGACGACCCGGCGCTGCGCATCGCGCTGCTCGGTGCGCTCGGGCGGCTCGCGCCCAAGGACCGGGCGGTGGTGGTGCTGCGGTACTGGGAGGATCGCAGCGTCGAGGAGACCGCCGCTGCCATGAAAGTCAGCTCTGCCGCCGTACGCACCAGAACGACGCGCGCGCTCGCGAAGCTCCGGGAGCAACTGGGTGGAAGTCTTGCCGAGTTCGCCGCCCACTAA
- a CDS encoding class I SAM-dependent methyltransferase, with translation MADSFNVIVRRFADFLERPEYDRKKRDMLALEEKLEGVGIPLRHDFARIWEPVHVLLELDRTRASGEISGPVLEFGGGNSIVGYMMAASGIETHVLDVDPAVHEDVQRGAERAGVSRLLKSSLYNGHEPWPFPDNSFSCLIAVSVYEGLTTWGRRLFWQEARRVLVDGGTLLLTFDYGDGARGVSDPVVSVPGLLELISASGLSLVGELPTPPSGAELAADGPVKLPVSTMDGHDLRVLQYSFGALQLTKPVGSRPGTEVGFPHTSAVDDLSRALSEELPDALGPVARERHGDVLFAEPDAKSAWQVVLTDAGVTVRPHAIDDSSYTGFDSVALITNGDLVSLLEGRSDLWELHYRGKLELRGDTSLIMRIVGAWQEYRSRPV, from the coding sequence ATGGCCGATTCATTCAACGTCATCGTGCGCCGTTTTGCTGATTTCCTCGAGAGGCCTGAGTACGACCGGAAGAAGCGTGACATGCTGGCCCTCGAGGAGAAGCTCGAGGGGGTCGGAATCCCGCTGCGTCATGACTTCGCGCGAATATGGGAACCCGTGCACGTACTTCTCGAGCTTGATCGAACAAGGGCGTCCGGAGAGATTTCCGGGCCGGTTCTCGAATTCGGCGGAGGGAATAGCATTGTGGGTTACATGATGGCCGCTTCGGGTATCGAAACCCACGTCCTGGACGTCGACCCTGCCGTGCATGAGGACGTGCAGCGGGGAGCAGAACGGGCGGGTGTCTCCCGGCTGCTGAAGTCGTCGCTCTACAACGGACACGAGCCCTGGCCGTTCCCCGACAACTCATTCAGCTGCCTCATCGCCGTCTCCGTCTACGAGGGCTTGACCACGTGGGGACGGCGGCTCTTCTGGCAGGAGGCGCGACGGGTACTGGTTGACGGCGGGACCCTGCTGCTCACTTTCGACTACGGCGACGGCGCGAGGGGCGTGAGCGACCCCGTTGTCTCGGTGCCGGGGCTGCTGGAGCTGATCTCCGCATCGGGGCTGTCGCTCGTCGGTGAACTTCCCACACCTCCCTCGGGCGCGGAGCTCGCCGCCGATGGACCGGTGAAACTTCCCGTCAGCACCATGGACGGTCACGACCTGCGCGTCCTGCAGTACTCCTTCGGGGCCCTGCAGCTCACGAAGCCCGTGGGATCGAGACCGGGCACGGAAGTCGGGTTTCCGCACACGAGCGCGGTCGACGATCTGAGCAGGGCGCTGAGCGAAGAGCTGCCCGACGCGCTGGGACCGGTGGCACGCGAACGTCATGGGGACGTGCTGTTCGCAGAACCGGATGCCAAGTCCGCCTGGCAGGTCGTGCTCACCGATGCCGGCGTCACCGTCCGCCCGCACGCCATTGACGATTCCTCGTACACCGGTTTCGACAGTGTCGCCCTCATCACGAACGGCGACCTGGTGTCCCTGCTGGAGGGCCGCTCCGACCTCTGGGAGCTGCACTACCGTGGCAAGCTCGAACTCCGAGGGGACACCAGCTTGATCATGCGCATAGTCGGGGCATGGCAGGAGTACCGGTCCCGGCCGGTGTGA
- a CDS encoding GNAT family N-acetyltransferase, producing the protein MDIASEAISARAVESSARPMLRGRSAIDFVQNAWPQLTPTEFVSAEWILSVWEFLPELGSPAVVVSGSHAGWGAIALTESRGDAGRSLVVAGAPLVDEHEVVTSGPVDVDAVSRDLVHILRQEAKTGTAVQLDCAVPDSHLARALAAHRAHWSLEPEPAPVIDLSALSVNALRHSKRLNRLARTGPVTFDVIEGHRLTAAVGTSFVERRLISWETRGRIHELPDVERSPAFPVFLGEMVHRMAVDRNARLHVVRAGGRTVAEDLMLGPVSDPLLYMRSYDPAFSACSPGRILLEHTLLGMSGSALRRLRTGRGDEAYKLAAGADRSCVITAVVGPHGSGQTK; encoded by the coding sequence GTGGACATTGCAAGCGAGGCCATCTCCGCTCGTGCCGTGGAGTCATCGGCACGGCCGATGCTCCGCGGGCGTTCGGCGATTGATTTTGTTCAGAATGCGTGGCCGCAACTCACGCCGACCGAGTTTGTCTCGGCCGAGTGGATCCTTTCCGTATGGGAATTTCTCCCGGAGCTGGGTTCCCCTGCGGTTGTCGTATCTGGGAGCCATGCGGGATGGGGTGCGATCGCACTGACCGAGTCGCGGGGCGATGCAGGCCGCAGTCTTGTGGTCGCCGGCGCGCCGCTCGTCGACGAACACGAAGTGGTCACCTCCGGTCCCGTCGACGTCGACGCCGTTTCGCGTGATCTCGTGCACATCCTCCGACAGGAGGCGAAAACCGGCACAGCGGTGCAGCTGGACTGTGCCGTCCCGGACAGCCACCTGGCCCGCGCTCTGGCAGCGCACAGGGCACATTGGTCCCTTGAACCGGAACCGGCTCCCGTCATCGATCTCTCCGCGCTGTCCGTCAACGCACTCCGGCACTCGAAGCGGCTGAATCGCCTGGCTCGTACCGGTCCGGTCACTTTCGACGTGATCGAAGGGCACCGGCTGACCGCTGCCGTGGGAACTTCTTTTGTCGAACGGCGGCTGATTTCCTGGGAAACACGCGGGCGCATCCACGAGCTGCCGGACGTCGAGCGCTCTCCTGCCTTTCCGGTATTTCTCGGGGAGATGGTGCACCGGATGGCGGTCGACAGGAATGCGCGCCTGCATGTCGTCAGGGCCGGCGGCCGGACCGTGGCAGAAGACCTCATGCTCGGGCCGGTCAGTGATCCGCTCCTCTACATGCGGAGCTACGATCCGGCGTTCTCCGCGTGCAGCCCCGGGCGCATTCTTCTCGAGCACACCCTGCTCGGCATGTCCGGATCGGCACTCCGGCGCCTGCGCACCGGCAGGGGTGACGAGGCCTACAAGCTGGCCGCAGGAGCGGACCGGTCCTGTGTCATCACTGCCGTAGTGGGGCCGCACGGTTCAGGGCAGACGAAATGA
- a CDS encoding carbamoyltransferase family protein, protein MSEQDVWVAGLNHGAHDSSAALLRNGQLVAVVEQERFSRRKRAMDQPPVEALEWCLNHAGITLSDLSAIGLGSDHDVLAQWLGLTPEERRTELDLDNPERLFPKSVFGASELPPVVPVRHHLAHAASAYWASGYEESAVLVIDNRGEDESTTLAYATPDGIETLESYPIEHSLGLFYRIATQYVGLYTKDGNAGKLMGLASYGKPLYEVGLSHTPDGPRWKGVPSATTTGRALPPERTRQLLAFLEEQAFPYTVGLKDDIFSYIDFAASVQTALEDTILGLLRDLKERTGSANLCLAGGVALNCTANGRIAKEALFDNVYIQPMAHDAGCALGAAYEATREVAPQSFRPDVMDHALWGPEYGDDEILAALDSRGLRGERLTPDELVSQVASVIAQGGIVAWHQGRAEAGPRALGGRSLLGDPRHRSTLVRLNTIKKREMWRPLAPSVLADSYEKYFDGTPNPFMIMAAEVRPEVRSLIPAVVHVDGSARPQAVTREANPRYAALLEAFARESGIPILVNTSFNTAGMPLVNRPEESVDTFLDTDIDVLAIGSFLVRRPQ, encoded by the coding sequence ATGAGTGAGCAGGACGTATGGGTTGCCGGCCTCAACCACGGAGCACACGACTCGTCCGCGGCGCTGCTGCGGAACGGTCAACTGGTTGCGGTCGTGGAGCAGGAGCGCTTCTCGCGGCGGAAAAGGGCGATGGACCAGCCTCCCGTCGAGGCGCTTGAGTGGTGCTTGAACCACGCGGGGATCACCCTGTCCGACCTTTCCGCGATAGGTCTGGGAAGCGACCACGACGTCCTCGCCCAGTGGCTGGGGCTGACTCCTGAAGAGCGCAGGACGGAGCTGGATCTCGACAACCCGGAACGTCTCTTCCCGAAGAGCGTCTTCGGCGCGTCCGAGCTCCCGCCGGTCGTGCCGGTCCGCCATCACCTGGCGCACGCCGCCAGCGCGTACTGGGCCAGCGGCTACGAGGAATCCGCAGTCCTCGTTATCGACAACCGAGGCGAGGACGAGTCCACCACCCTGGCCTACGCCACGCCCGATGGCATAGAAACGCTCGAGTCCTACCCCATCGAACACTCCCTGGGACTCTTCTACCGAATCGCTACGCAATACGTTGGTCTGTACACCAAGGACGGCAACGCCGGCAAGCTCATGGGGCTGGCCTCGTACGGAAAGCCCCTCTACGAGGTCGGGCTGAGCCACACCCCGGACGGCCCCCGCTGGAAGGGTGTTCCGTCCGCGACCACGACCGGACGCGCACTGCCGCCGGAGCGCACCCGGCAGCTGCTGGCCTTCCTGGAGGAACAAGCCTTCCCGTACACCGTGGGTCTGAAGGACGACATCTTCTCCTACATCGACTTCGCGGCTTCGGTACAGACTGCGCTGGAGGACACCATCCTGGGTCTGCTGCGTGACCTCAAGGAGCGCACAGGCTCCGCCAACCTGTGCCTCGCCGGCGGTGTGGCCCTCAACTGCACTGCGAACGGGCGCATCGCCAAGGAGGCTCTGTTCGACAACGTCTACATCCAGCCCATGGCCCACGATGCCGGCTGCGCCCTCGGAGCCGCGTACGAGGCTACTCGTGAAGTGGCACCGCAGTCCTTCCGGCCCGATGTGATGGACCATGCGCTCTGGGGACCGGAGTACGGGGACGACGAGATTCTGGCCGCCCTGGACAGCCGAGGTCTCCGGGGTGAGCGGCTCACTCCGGACGAGTTGGTCTCACAGGTGGCGTCGGTCATCGCTCAGGGGGGCATCGTTGCATGGCACCAGGGCAGGGCGGAGGCCGGGCCGCGGGCGCTCGGAGGGCGCAGCCTGCTGGGTGATCCCCGGCACCGCTCGACGCTCGTGCGGCTGAACACCATCAAGAAGCGGGAGATGTGGCGCCCGCTGGCACCCAGTGTGCTTGCCGACAGCTACGAGAAGTACTTCGACGGCACACCGAACCCGTTCATGATCATGGCGGCCGAGGTGCGTCCCGAAGTGCGGTCACTCATTCCCGCGGTGGTCCATGTGGACGGCTCCGCACGACCCCAGGCAGTGACCCGTGAGGCGAACCCTCGCTATGCGGCCCTTCTCGAGGCATTCGCACGGGAGTCCGGTATCCCGATTCTCGTCAATACGTCCTTCAACACCGCCGGCATGCCGCTGGTGAACCGCCCGGAGGAGTCGGTGGACACGTTCCTGGACACGGATATCGATGTGCTGGCGATCGGGTCCTTCCTGGTGCGCCGCCCCCAGTAG
- a CDS encoding PIG-L deacetylase family protein yields MAGNTANPFTVVTRLVVLSPHLDDTALSCGAATAAAASAGTDVVSVTVFDGEPQGQLSAAAREFHHACGLGDDAMSHRRAEDDAALARLGVVPVRLGLAEALYRRDAAGDPRYPGGQDIFGPGFGPGCGTAADDPGGDAAAPDPYGLEPDVVAEVARRLTSLPAVREAELLLAPLAVGGHVDHRITAAAARQLDRPLLWYEDIPYALFDRCRGWQKTLRPAGPFVHRASTADWAAKLDAIDCYVSQHPVLWEEPDRRRQVLTAYGTSVGADAAPAERYWRDRG; encoded by the coding sequence ATGGCCGGGAACACTGCAAACCCCTTCACTGTTGTCACACGGCTGGTGGTGCTGTCGCCGCACCTCGACGACACCGCCCTCTCCTGCGGCGCTGCCACGGCCGCTGCTGCGTCGGCGGGCACGGACGTGGTTTCGGTCACCGTCTTCGACGGCGAGCCGCAGGGCCAGCTGTCGGCCGCTGCCCGCGAGTTCCATCACGCCTGCGGCCTCGGCGACGACGCCATGTCCCACCGTCGCGCGGAGGACGACGCGGCGTTGGCCCGGCTCGGTGTCGTCCCGGTGCGGCTGGGACTGGCCGAAGCGCTGTACCGGCGCGATGCGGCCGGCGACCCTCGCTATCCGGGAGGCCAGGACATATTCGGTCCGGGTTTCGGCCCCGGGTGCGGGACGGCCGCAGATGACCCGGGCGGTGACGCGGCTGCCCCCGACCCGTACGGCCTCGAGCCGGATGTCGTCGCTGAGGTCGCGCGGCGGCTCACCAGCCTGCCGGCCGTGCGGGAGGCGGAGCTGCTGCTGGCGCCGCTCGCCGTCGGCGGCCACGTCGACCACCGCATCACAGCGGCTGCCGCCCGGCAGCTGGATCGCCCGCTGCTGTGGTACGAGGACATCCCCTACGCGTTGTTCGACCGCTGTCGCGGCTGGCAGAAGACCCTGCGGCCCGCCGGACCGTTCGTGCACCGGGCGAGCACCGCGGACTGGGCGGCGAAGCTCGACGCGATCGACTGCTACGTCTCCCAGCACCCGGTGCTGTGGGAGGAGCCCGACCGGCGCAGGCAGGTGCTCACCGCGTACGGCACCTCGGTCGGAGCGGACGCCGCGCCGGCCGAGCGGTACTGGAGAGACCGGGGCTGA